TATAGATTCGCGCTTAGCAATATCTTTTAAACTGATAGGCACGCTATTATTCTTTGAATTGTATGCAAGGTCGATAATAGCTCTCACCGCATATTGACCCCTGGAAGATAATCTCATATTTTGTCAGTTTGAATTATTTAGCATCTGAATTATTTAACTTTGAATTATTTAACTTTTGAATTTGTATCCATATTTTTTATTTTATTTTCCAGTTCTGTAATTCTTTGTTTTAATGTTTCAATCTCATAATAATTGGGGTCAAAAAGTTTATGATGTTCAAGGTCAACATGGTCATGAACTTCAGATTCGTCTCTCTTGATAGATTTAGCAGGAACTCCCGCCACCGTAGAGTGAGGCGGAACGCCGCTGACAACAACAGAATTGGAACCTATTTTGCTGTCATGACCTACCGTAAACGGACCTAATATCTTTGCTCCTGCTCCTATCATAACATTATCTTCAATGGTCGGGTGCCTTTTTTCTTTTTTCCAGCTTATTCCTCCCAGCGTAACCCCGTGATATATTGTAACGTCATTGCCTATTTCAGCCGTTTCGCCTATTACCACTCCCATGCCGTGGTCTATAAAAAACCTTCTGCCTATTTTAGCTCCAGGATGAATTTCTATGCCGGTAACAAATCTTGCAAATTGCGATATCAGCCTTGCCGGCAATTTAACGTTATGAATCCATAAAAAATGCGATATTTTATGAAAATAGATAGCATGAAGCCCGGGATAGCAAAGCAAAACTTCTAAAGTGCTCCTTGCCGCAGGGTCCCTTTCAAATACTGAATCGATATCTTCTTTTATAATTTTAAACATTAAGCTATATATATTTCTTAACGGTTTTAACGATATTGATAATTTTGATAATTCTAATAATTTTAATAATTTTGATAATTCTAATAATTTTAATAATTTTAATAATTTTAATAATTTTAATAATTTTTTTTTGAATTATTAGAATTATGTTATATAATGAAAAAATCAAACTGACATACTACGATTATATCATTGTATTATTGCACAGTTATACTAATATAACAAATTTTATATCATTTTTAAATATGATTATAAATAAGTCAGGCAAAACATCATCTTATATATATTAAGTGAAAGCTCGAAAAGAATACAAAAGAACCATAATACTAAAAAATTAGGAGAGAAAGAAAAAATGGAGAAAGTTATAGTTAAAATTATTACTAAAAATCCGCCTCACGGAAGGTGCAGGATGTACACTTCTATAGTATGGCTTATGATGAATTATTATAAAAATGTTACAATAAACATTATACCTGAAATTTATAGAAACGCCGATGACCCTGATGCTCCATGCGTTATAGTCAACGGGAAACTCATAGAACCATCCAATACAATTTATGTTTCAGGAGAAGATTTAGTATCTGCTATGAATGGAGCAGGGGCAATATCATATGAAGAAATTCAACCCGATATTCTTAAATTTGACGAAATTATTGAACAATGTCTGAGTTGATAGCGTGCTATATATAAAAAATATTAAAAAAACCGTCGCCGTTGCCATGTCCGGAGGCGTGGACAGTTCTGTTAGCGCTATTATATTGAAAAATAGAGGGTTTAATGTAATAGGGCTCTCAATGCGTCTTATCGGAGATTTGAACAATAAAGAACCGGCTGAGAAAAGCTGCTGCTCCGTGTCAGACTTAATTGACGCAAAAAGAGTTTGCGTAAAATTAGGCATACCGCATTTTGTTATAAATCTTGAAGATGAATTTAAAAAAAATGTCATTGATAAATTCACTAAAGAATATCTTGAAGGAAAAACACCAAATCCATGCATATTGTGCAATAAAATTTTAAAATTTGATATTTTACTGAAAAGAGCAGCTCAGCTTGGCGCTGATTATCTGGCGACCGGACATTACGCAAGGATAACAAAAAAATTAAACGGCGGATTTAATCTCATAAAAGCAAAAGACCCTTTAAAAGACCAGTCGTACGTTTTATATAATTTAAATCAAAAATTACTAAGCAGACTAATCTTCCCCGTGGGCAATCTACATAAATCCGATATTAGAAAAATAGCGCTGGAAAATGGATTTAATGAAATTTCAAAAAAGAAAGACAGCGTTGAAATCTGTTTCATACCGGATGGGAATTATCATAAATTTATATTAAATCAATTGAAATACTTCAATAAAAATGGCAGCGATGGCAATAATGACAGTAATGACAGCAACAACGGCAGCGATGGCAATAATGAATATAACCTTCATGAAACCGATAGCGGCTATAGCGGCTATATTAGAAATATGTCCGGCGAAATCCTCGGAAAACATAACGGAATATTTCAATATACCGTGGGGCAGAGAAAAAGGCTGGGAATATCGTCTGTCCGCCCCTTATATGTAATTAAAATAGATTCCGCTGCAAAAGATATATTTGTTGGAGATATAAATGAATGCTTCGGTTCGGAACTTTATATAAATGACTTTAATTTTATAGATGACGGATATAAAAATATGCTTTCAAAATTAAACTTGACGGCAAAAATAAGATATTCTTCTTTAAATTACGAATGCTTTGCGGAAATTATAAATCATGAAATACCAAAAACAGCTAACATTACGGATAGGATAAAAATTACATTTAAAGAACCTGTCAAATTCATAACCCCGGGACAATCGGCAGTTTTATACAGCGGTATGAAAGTTATAGGCGGCGGAATAATCGGAATAATAGGGACATAGTTTTTTTCGCATAATTTACTATAATTAATATAATCAGGTATAATTATTAAAAGTATGATAAAATCTAATAAAACGGAAAAACTTATTGAAATGAACGACGATGCGCTGATTACCGATAGCGAAACATCACAGAATATAACCGCTCTGTTAGATATAAACCAGATTAATACTATTGAAAAACTTATAGGCTATACATTTAAAAATAAAATATATTTAATTACGTCATTAATCCATAAGTCGTTTAATAATGAAATAAATTATGAACGGCTGGAATTTCTTGGAGATTCTGTAATAAATACAATTTATTCAGAGGTGCTATATAAATACTTTTCGTTGTACAATGAAGGTGAATTATCAAAATTAAAAGCAATTCTGATAAGTTTGGATAATCTGGCTGAAATAGCCGGAAAATTAACAATCAACGATTATATTATTATGGAAAAAGGTGAACTTCTTACCGGAGGCAGAAACAAAAAAAGAATAATAGGCAATGTATATGAATCTGTTGCAGGGGCTATTTTTTTAGATTCTTCATACAATACGGCAAAGACGGTACTGTTAAATCATTTAAAATACAGCAGCTATTTCTCAAGTCTTGTAAATGTTGACAATAAAAATGCAGATATTGCAACCGATCACAAATCGGCATTGCAAGAACTAATCCAGAAAAAACATAACATCGTACCAAAATATTTTGTTTTAAACAAAGAGGGTCCGGACCACAAGAGTATATTTTCGGTATGCGTAAAAATCAATAATAAAATTTACGGCTACGGCAAAGGCGAAACAAAAAAGCAGGCTGAACAATCTGCCGCCTTAGCCGCATTAGACCGGTTATCAGAAGAAAATAATAAATAAGGAATTAGTAAAATAATATGAACAAAAATAAATTCATGACAATGCTTATAGGAAGACCCAACGTCGGCAAATCCACCATTTTTAATAAACTAATAGGTGCGAAAACTGCCCATACTTCCGATATTGCCGGAACGACTATTGATGTCAACACAAAAGAAATATCTTATATGAATATTGATTTCCTGCTCGCTGATTCAGGCGGTTTCAATCTGCACCCCGCTAACGAATTAGAAAAACAAATAATAAATATGGTGTTTAAATACGCGGAAAAGGTTGACCTTTTTCTGCTTGTAGTGGACTACAAAGCTGGGCTTATTCCCGAAGATATTGAAATCTACCGGAATTTTATTAAATACGGAGTTAATGTTTTTTTATTGATTAATAAAGTTGATTCTATAAAAAATGTTGAAAATGCCCTGTCGGAATTCGGAAAAATAGGGATAGAAAATAAATTCGCTCTTAGCGCCGAAAATTCAATAGGTATTGACGATGTACTTGAATCAATCGTTGAAGAATTTAAATCTTCTAATCTCAAATGCAAAAAAGATAAAAATATTAATGAAACTATCAAAATTGCAATAGTCGGTAAACCTAACAGCGGTAAATCGACTTATATCAATACCGTATTAAAAGATAATCTGATACAAACCGGCGATAAACCTGGCACGACAAGGGATTCTATAGATTCTGTATTTAATTATAAATGTAAAAAAATAATTTTAATAGACACCGCCGGCATCAGAAAAAAATCAAAACTTGATTTTAATTCCGCAAATTTTCAAAAACAGACAATTTCTTCAATTGAGAGGGCGGACATAGTATGCGTATTTATAGATATACAGCACGGCTTAACCCATGATGATTTGTCCCTGCTGAAATTGGTTACGGTAGAAAAAAAACAGTTTTTAATCGCCTTCACAAAATGGGACATTGTTAACATTGATTCGGAAAGCAATACAATTCAGGATATAAAAAATGAAATAGAATTAAATCTGAAAGAATTCGCCGATTCGCACTATATTTTTATTTCGTCAAAAGAAAATAAAAATATATACAAAATAATAGATACCTGCATTGAAATATACGGTTCTAAAAATATAAAAATAAAAACTTCAGATATAAACGAATTTATATCTGTTCAAAAAAATAATTTGCTGAAAGGAAATATATTTAAACATATTGCATATGGAGTGCAGAAAAATACGGATGAAATCTTTATGCCTACTTTTATTTTTTTTACGGACAATAAGGGGAAAATCTTTAGCATGAAAGATATAAAGTTTATAAGAAATACAA
This genomic stretch from Candidatus Acididesulfobacter guangdongensis harbors:
- the cysE gene encoding serine O-acetyltransferase → MFKIIKEDIDSVFERDPAARSTLEVLLCYPGLHAIYFHKISHFLWIHNVKLPARLISQFARFVTGIEIHPGAKIGRRFFIDHGMGVVIGETAEIGNDVTIYHGVTLGGISWKKEKRHPTIEDNVMIGAGAKILGPFTVGHDSKIGSNSVVVSGVPPHSTVAGVPAKSIKRDESEVHDHVDLEHHKLFDPNYYEIETLKQRITELENKIKNMDTNSKVK
- the mnmA gene encoding tRNA 2-thiouridine(34) synthase MnmA, with product MLYIKNIKKTVAVAMSGGVDSSVSAIILKNRGFNVIGLSMRLIGDLNNKEPAEKSCCSVSDLIDAKRVCVKLGIPHFVINLEDEFKKNVIDKFTKEYLEGKTPNPCILCNKILKFDILLKRAAQLGADYLATGHYARITKKLNGGFNLIKAKDPLKDQSYVLYNLNQKLLSRLIFPVGNLHKSDIRKIALENGFNEISKKKDSVEICFIPDGNYHKFILNQLKYFNKNGSDGNNDSNDSNNGSDGNNEYNLHETDSGYSGYIRNMSGEILGKHNGIFQYTVGQRKRLGISSVRPLYVIKIDSAAKDIFVGDINECFGSELYINDFNFIDDGYKNMLSKLNLTAKIRYSSLNYECFAEIINHEIPKTANITDRIKITFKEPVKFITPGQSAVLYSGMKVIGGGIIGIIGT
- the rnc gene encoding ribonuclease III — translated: MIKSNKTEKLIEMNDDALITDSETSQNITALLDINQINTIEKLIGYTFKNKIYLITSLIHKSFNNEINYERLEFLGDSVINTIYSEVLYKYFSLYNEGELSKLKAILISLDNLAEIAGKLTINDYIIMEKGELLTGGRNKKRIIGNVYESVAGAIFLDSSYNTAKTVLLNHLKYSSYFSSLVNVDNKNADIATDHKSALQELIQKKHNIVPKYFVLNKEGPDHKSIFSVCVKINNKIYGYGKGETKKQAEQSAALAALDRLSEENNK
- a CDS encoding ribosome biogenesis GTPase Der; this translates as MNKNKFMTMLIGRPNVGKSTIFNKLIGAKTAHTSDIAGTTIDVNTKEISYMNIDFLLADSGGFNLHPANELEKQIINMVFKYAEKVDLFLLVVDYKAGLIPEDIEIYRNFIKYGVNVFLLINKVDSIKNVENALSEFGKIGIENKFALSAENSIGIDDVLESIVEEFKSSNLKCKKDKNINETIKIAIVGKPNSGKSTYINTVLKDNLIQTGDKPGTTRDSIDSVFNYKCKKIILIDTAGIRKKSKLDFNSANFQKQTISSIERADIVCVFIDIQHGLTHDDLSLLKLVTVEKKQFLIAFTKWDIVNIDSESNTIQDIKNEIELNLKEFADSHYIFISSKENKNIYKIIDTCIEIYGSKNIKIKTSDINEFISVQKNNLLKGNIFKHIAYGVQKNTDEIFMPTFIFFTDNKGKIFSMKDIKFIRNTIKTYFKIKSNVEVLIEYKNYQK